The following coding sequences are from one Microtus pennsylvanicus isolate mMicPen1 chromosome 1, mMicPen1.hap1, whole genome shotgun sequence window:
- the Cpn2 gene encoding carboxypeptidase N subunit 2: MFPGVWLCWASLLLLTRPIQPCPMGCDCFDREVFCSDEQLATIPLDIPPHVTNIVFVETAFTTVGTRAFHGSRNLTKVVFLNTQVRHLEPDAFGGLPSLVDLEVTGSPFSSLSANIFSNLSSLGKLTLDFDRLVALPEDFFHHMDNLESLQLQGNQLQTLPGRLFQPLRYLRTLNLEQNLLSKLPKGLFQSLSSLQILKLSNNMLFSLPEGLLDNLGSLQELFLDSNSITELSPQAFSQLLSLENLWLQHNAIRHLPASVFASLRNLTNLNLQGNALRALPATLFTHNPGLLHLSLSYNQLEGIAEGTFANLSRLVSLTLAHNAITHLPEDVFRDLEQLARLSLNDNNLTALHPALFQNLSRLEQLNLSKNQLTMLPGGIFDTNYDLFNLALSSNPWQCDCHLAYLTSWLRLYNDRILNTRTYCAGPAYLKGQPVPSLKKEQLVCPATPGHLGSLALGLDDREPVGSWDLAVEGKAAHSQCIYSNPEGTVVLSCEEAQCRWLRIQLSSRQGSDTPAMAYNSSQEWELRSSCGSMRVVVSIEAQAAGP; this comes from the coding sequence GTGCTGGGCCTCACTCCTGCTCCTGACCAGGCCCATCCAGCCTTGCCCTATGGGCTGTGACTGCTTTGACAGAGAGGTATTCTGCTCAGATGAGCAGCTGGCCACCATTCCACTGGACATCCCCCCACACGTCACAAACATCGTCTTCGTGGAGACTGCCTTCACCACAGTGGGGACCAGGGCTTTCCACGGTAGCCGCAACCTGACCAAGGTAGTCTTCCTCAACACTCAGGTCCGTCACCTGGAACCTGATGCCTTTGGGGGACTGCCCAGCCTGGTGGACCTGGAGGTGACAGGCAGCCCCTTCTCCAGTCTCAGTGCCAACATCTTTTCTAACCTGAGCTCACTGGGGAAGCTTACCTTGGACTTCGACAGGCTGGTGGCTCTGCCTGAGGACTTCTTTCACCACATGGACAACCTGGAGTCCCTTCAGCTTCAGGGAAACCAGCTTCAGACCCTGCCTGGGAGACTGTTCCAGCCTCTGCGATACCTGAGAACCCTCAACCTGGAGCAGAACCTTCTGAGCAAGCTCCCTAAGGGGCTGTTTCAGTCACTCAGCAGCCTGCAGATACTGAAGCTGAGTAACAACATGCTTTTCAGCCTCCCCGAGGGCTTGCTGGACAATCTGGGCAGCCTGCAGGAGCTCTTTCTGGACAGCAACAGCATCACGGAGCTGTCGCCACAGGCTTTCTCCCAGCTCCTCAGCCTGGAGAATCTGTGGCTGCAGCACAATGCCATCCGACACCTGCCGGCCTCCGTCTTCGCCTCCCTCCGCAACCTGACCAATCTCAACCTGCAGGGCAATGCGCTGCGGGCTCTGCCTGCCACCCTCTTCACCCACAACCCAGGGCTGCTTCACCTGTCTCTGTCCTACAACCAGCTGGAGGGCATCGCCGAGGGCACCTTCGCCAACCTGTCCCGCCTTGTTTCCCTCACGCTTGCGCACAACGCCATCACACACCTTCCCGAGGATGTCTTCAGGGACCTCGAGCAGTTGGCCAGGCTCTCTTTGAACGACAACAACTTGACGGCCTTGCACCCGGCCCTCTTTCAGAACCTGTCCAGGCTTGAGCAGCTCAACTTGTCGAAGAACCAGCTGACCATGCTCCCCGGGGGCATCTTTGACACCAACTACGACCTCTTCAACCTGGCCTTGTCCAGCAACCCCTGGCAGTGTGACTGCCACTTGGCCTACCTCACGAGCTGGCTCCGCCTCTACAACGACCGGATCCTCAACACCCGTACCTACTGCGCAGGCCCAGCCTACCTTAAGGGCCAACCGGTGCCCAGCTTGAAGAAGGAACAGCTGGTGTGCCCTGCCACCCCGGGCCACTTGGGCTCCTTGGCCCTGGGGCTGGATGACAGGGAGCCAGTGGGCAGTTGGGATCTGGCAGTGGAAGGGAAGGCAGCCCACAGCCAGTGCATTTATAGCAACCCTGAGGGCACCGTGGTCCTCTCCTGTGAGGAGGCCCAGTGTCGCTGGCTGAGAATCCAGCTGTCTTCCAGACAAGGCTCGGACACCCCGGCAATGGCTTACAATTCCAGTCAGGAGTGGGAGTTAAGGTCAAGCTGTGGCTCCATGAGGGTCGTTGTGTCTATTGAGGCTCAAGCTGCTGGGCCCTAA